In Persicimonas caeni, a single window of DNA contains:
- a CDS encoding RCC1 domain-containing protein has translation MESASSGPGWQLDDDRDSATYDDRDALRDATSDTSDHDAPNLDSGGGGDVRDASDSGEAEVVPVAVAAGRNTCVTYSNGRIKCAGDNEFGAFGGAVERGDVNEPAIVDGVEDVHAVESFSSHFCAALMPGQVTCWGENASYQLTDVAPPGSGTPPITIPSLDDVVEIAVGDNFTCARLLDWRVECWGDNARGQVGDGRGGEGGSQMLASQPSVVAGLTDVIEVAAGGANACARLRDGRVFCWGDNTFGQLRRHTPDYQNDHEPSPLENERADEAVQLCVGDGHVCSRSGRSSHVTCWGRNTEGAVGDHGFDEWGIETLVIDAIDIACGAHFTCALAEGGHVECWGSNSNGQLGRGEGPRALPASYGEAVVAGLQDVVALDAGEAHACAVTSDGKVWCWGANEHGQLGDGTNEDKRAPVETLF, from the coding sequence TTGGAGTCGGCTTCGTCGGGGCCAGGCTGGCAGCTCGACGACGACCGGGATTCGGCGACGTATGACGACCGGGACGCCCTTCGCGATGCGACGTCCGATACTTCCGACCACGATGCCCCAAATCTCGACTCTGGAGGGGGCGGCGATGTTCGGGACGCATCGGACTCCGGCGAAGCTGAAGTCGTGCCCGTGGCGGTGGCGGCCGGTCGGAATACCTGTGTCACGTACTCGAACGGGCGCATCAAGTGCGCCGGCGATAACGAGTTTGGGGCGTTTGGCGGTGCTGTCGAGCGGGGTGACGTGAATGAGCCGGCGATTGTCGACGGTGTCGAGGACGTGCACGCAGTCGAGTCTTTTTCCTCACATTTCTGCGCGGCTCTCATGCCCGGTCAAGTGACGTGTTGGGGCGAAAACGCGTCGTACCAGCTCACCGACGTTGCGCCGCCCGGGTCCGGGACGCCTCCTATCACCATTCCGAGCCTGGATGACGTAGTCGAGATCGCCGTGGGCGACAATTTCACCTGCGCACGCCTTTTAGACTGGCGCGTGGAGTGCTGGGGTGACAACGCACGAGGACAAGTCGGCGACGGGCGCGGCGGGGAGGGCGGTAGCCAGATGCTGGCCTCCCAACCGAGCGTGGTGGCGGGGCTCACTGACGTGATCGAAGTCGCAGCGGGTGGTGCGAATGCATGTGCGCGTCTTCGCGACGGGCGCGTCTTTTGCTGGGGCGACAACACCTTCGGCCAGCTTCGTCGGCATACACCCGACTACCAAAATGACCACGAGCCAAGTCCGCTCGAGAACGAGCGCGCTGATGAAGCCGTGCAACTGTGCGTGGGGGACGGACACGTTTGCAGCCGAAGTGGACGATCGAGTCATGTGACGTGCTGGGGGCGAAATACCGAGGGAGCCGTGGGTGATCACGGCTTCGACGAGTGGGGAATCGAGACGCTGGTCATCGACGCAATCGACATTGCCTGCGGGGCGCATTTCACTTGTGCGCTGGCCGAGGGCGGTCATGTGGAATGCTGGGGGAGTAACAGCAACGGTCAGTTGGGCCGCGGTGAGGGGCCGCGGGCGCTGCCGGCAAGCTATGGGGAAGCGGTGGTCGCCGGATTGCAGGATGTGGTCGCGCTCGACGCTGGCGAGGCGCATGCCTGTGCGGTGACCTCCGACGGCAAGGTTTGGTGTTGGGGGGCGAACGAGCACGGGCAGTTGGGGGACGGGACGAACGAGGATAAGCGTGCGCCGGTGGAGACGCTGTTTTAG
- a CDS encoding tetratricopeptide repeat protein produces MEDEEKARREYLNGMQAFDEERYELALRYFRESSRIDEHFKTWQRIAQVLEKLGRATEAEEYYERAHQANPANSQVAVDYARVLLANQRVDEALELLEDVLRANTTYGAAKKLIAQVEEERGSAEGT; encoded by the coding sequence ATGGAAGACGAAGAAAAGGCTCGTCGAGAGTACCTGAATGGAATGCAGGCTTTTGACGAAGAGCGGTATGAGCTGGCACTTCGTTACTTTCGCGAGTCGAGCCGAATCGACGAACACTTCAAGACGTGGCAACGGATTGCACAAGTACTGGAGAAACTTGGGCGTGCAACGGAAGCGGAAGAGTACTATGAGCGTGCGCACCAGGCGAATCCCGCGAATTCTCAGGTTGCCGTCGACTATGCTCGTGTACTGCTAGCCAATCAGAGAGTTGATGAGGCTCTTGAGTTGCTGGAGGACGTGCTCCGGGCGAACACTACTTACGGCGCAGCCAAGAAGCTCATCGCACAGGTCGAGGAAGAACGTGGAAGTGCTGAGGGGACCTGA